The following coding sequences lie in one Photobacterium sp. CCB-ST2H9 genomic window:
- a CDS encoding phospholipase D-like domain-containing protein — protein MNQQQWLDWLSDSLQDGRLDDNERRELQVSLMEAGLSDDDRAYLRNQSFKLAQQAIQEGTSSLSVLRWLERVVKVLDNTRNSAIAEVATSWFSPGRACAAGIIEQLRQVRSKVDICVFTIADDELTKHILAAHDRGVKVRIITDNDKVNDAGSDIDYLARKGVPVKIDTTAYHMHHKFAVFDGMRLINGSFNWTRSASRYNQEDITLTDDRRFLTAFEEQFDQLWQRFPSHQPTQGGRA, from the coding sequence ATGAATCAGCAACAATGGCTCGACTGGTTAAGTGACTCATTACAGGATGGTCGTTTAGACGACAACGAACGTCGTGAGTTGCAGGTTTCTCTGATGGAAGCCGGTCTGTCGGATGACGATCGCGCTTACCTTCGGAATCAGAGCTTTAAACTGGCCCAGCAAGCCATTCAGGAAGGGACTTCGTCCCTTTCTGTCCTCCGCTGGCTTGAACGTGTTGTAAAAGTGCTTGATAACACTCGAAATTCGGCGATTGCAGAGGTGGCAACCAGCTGGTTTTCTCCCGGACGTGCCTGTGCTGCCGGCATTATTGAGCAGCTCAGACAAGTCAGAAGCAAAGTGGATATTTGTGTATTCACTATTGCCGATGATGAACTGACCAAACATATTCTCGCTGCTCATGATCGTGGGGTAAAGGTGCGGATCATCACGGATAACGACAAGGTCAATGACGCCGGCAGTGATATTGATTATCTTGCCCGTAAAGGCGTTCCGGTCAAAATTGATACGACGGCGTATCATATGCATCATAAATTTGCTGTGTTTGATGGGATGCGCCTGATTAACGGAAGCTTCAACTGGACACGAAGCGCGTCCAGATATAATCAGGAAGATATCACGCTGACCGACGATCGCCGCTTTTTAACGGCATTTGAGGAACAGTTTGATCAACTGTGGCAGCGTTTCCCCTCTCATCAGCCAACCCAAGGAGGAAGGGCATGA
- the pbpC gene encoding penicillin-binding protein 1C, with protein sequence MKLPFTTRSSLLKLAAGMSAFLILMAWTLNSVFPLPPLYPDGPATVVVSREGEVLRSFGDRQGVHRYNVTLPEVDPFYIEALLNYEDRWFYHHPGFNPFSILRAAFQWLIHGHVVSGGSTLTMQVARLLDPHERSVAGKFKQLWRALQLEWYYSKDEILTLYLNLAPFGGNIAGVEAAADRYFATSARHLTKNEAALLVVLPQKPSLYRPDRYPEVAKAMRNKVLSRLHDSGLLKEQAFQYLSQEPVELRQSDRVQLAPLLSRTLKQTYPDQHVITTTINDTIQQRVARLLVKVKRDLPVHSSAAVLVVDNQTTEILAYQGSVDFQDDSRFAHVDMTQAVRSPGSTLKPFIYGMAIDRGIIHTESLLSDIPFTFYDYKPQNLNGRFQGAVSVSEALKQSLNIPLIQVFNALGPDVFDAQMKQAGIQLDHEKANLTVGLGGTGTNLMTLASMYRSLAMSGQVSPLRVVKGGAQAVPVANEAQLLSKESSWMVFHMLSSISASDRVVPRVRREIAWKTGTSYGYRDFWSVGVSPGYTVAVWVGRPDATPVVGYLGATRAAPVMFDVFDQLPEEKRRVEQPETVIRKLICWPGGRAKSATADEDCFNQKYAFTRNGLTPPTLESDGDFVRHDHWPESLSIWHQQRKIISQGHPELEIAIQSIKNGQHYYRSQIRQLKLESNKPASEVLWYINHQPYEQQQLLLADYSGEVVITACQGQQCDQRKIVIHR encoded by the coding sequence ATGAAATTGCCGTTCACGACACGCTCATCCCTGCTGAAATTGGCGGCAGGGATGAGCGCCTTTCTGATTTTGATGGCGTGGACACTGAACAGTGTGTTCCCGCTTCCGCCTTTATATCCGGATGGTCCGGCAACTGTGGTTGTCAGCAGGGAAGGTGAAGTGCTTCGCTCTTTCGGTGATCGCCAGGGTGTCCATCGTTACAACGTCACCTTACCTGAAGTCGATCCTTTTTATATTGAGGCGTTGCTGAACTATGAGGATCGCTGGTTTTACCATCATCCGGGATTTAATCCGTTTTCAATTCTCCGGGCTGCGTTTCAGTGGCTGATTCACGGGCATGTCGTTTCTGGCGGATCTACCCTGACGATGCAGGTGGCCCGTTTGCTCGACCCGCATGAACGTTCGGTCGCCGGCAAATTTAAACAACTCTGGCGCGCCCTTCAGCTGGAATGGTATTACAGCAAAGATGAGATTCTGACGCTTTATCTGAACCTGGCACCGTTTGGCGGCAACATCGCGGGTGTAGAAGCGGCAGCTGACCGTTACTTCGCAACCTCAGCCAGACACTTAACGAAAAATGAAGCGGCGCTGTTGGTCGTGTTGCCGCAAAAGCCGTCGCTGTATCGTCCGGATCGCTATCCGGAAGTCGCAAAAGCGATGCGAAATAAAGTCCTGTCGCGTCTTCATGACAGCGGGCTGCTCAAAGAACAGGCATTTCAATATCTTTCCCAGGAACCGGTTGAACTGCGGCAGTCTGACCGGGTTCAGCTGGCTCCCCTGCTGAGCAGGACGTTGAAACAGACTTACCCGGATCAGCATGTCATCACCACCACGATCAATGACACGATTCAGCAACGAGTGGCCCGATTGCTGGTCAAAGTCAAACGTGATTTGCCGGTACACTCGTCAGCAGCCGTATTGGTGGTAGACAACCAGACAACTGAGATTCTGGCTTATCAGGGTTCGGTCGATTTTCAGGATGACAGCCGGTTCGCTCACGTCGACATGACACAGGCGGTCCGTTCACCGGGATCAACCCTGAAACCGTTTATCTATGGCATGGCTATCGATCGCGGCATCATTCATACCGAAAGTTTACTGAGTGATATTCCTTTTACGTTTTATGACTACAAACCACAGAACCTGAATGGCCGGTTTCAGGGAGCGGTCAGTGTCAGTGAGGCCTTGAAACAGTCTCTGAATATTCCTCTGATTCAGGTGTTTAACGCACTCGGTCCGGACGTGTTTGATGCGCAGATGAAACAAGCAGGAATTCAGCTTGACCATGAAAAAGCGAATCTGACGGTAGGTCTGGGCGGGACAGGAACAAATCTGATGACGCTGGCGTCCATGTACCGCTCGCTGGCAATGTCCGGTCAGGTTTCCCCGCTGCGAGTGGTGAAGGGCGGAGCGCAGGCAGTTCCTGTTGCGAACGAGGCGCAGTTGCTGAGCAAAGAAAGCAGCTGGATGGTGTTTCACATGCTCAGCAGCATCAGCGCATCTGATCGGGTAGTGCCCCGCGTGCGTCGCGAAATCGCATGGAAAACCGGTACCAGCTACGGTTATCGTGATTTCTGGTCTGTGGGTGTCAGCCCAGGCTATACCGTGGCCGTCTGGGTCGGCCGACCAGATGCAACGCCTGTGGTGGGGTATCTGGGGGCAACCCGCGCGGCGCCGGTGATGTTTGATGTGTTTGATCAGTTACCGGAAGAGAAACGACGGGTTGAACAGCCGGAGACCGTCATCCGCAAACTTATTTGCTGGCCGGGCGGACGGGCAAAGTCGGCAACGGCAGATGAAGACTGTTTTAATCAGAAATATGCTTTTACCCGAAACGGGCTCACGCCACCCACACTGGAAAGTGATGGCGACTTTGTTCGTCATGATCACTGGCCGGAATCGCTCAGCATCTGGCATCAGCAGCGGAAAATTATCAGCCAGGGACATCCGGAACTGGAAATTGCAATTCAGTCGATCAAGAACGGTCAGCATTATTACCGCTCACAAATCCGGCAACTGAAGCTGGAAAGCAATAAGCCAGCGTCCGAAGTGCTTTGGTATATTAATCATCAGCCGTATGAACAGCAGCAACTGTTATTGGCGGATTATAGTGGCGAAGTCGTCATTACTGCCTGTCAGGGGCAGCAATGTGATCAGCGAAAGATTGTGATTCACCGGTGA
- a CDS encoding peptidase: MQISPSVIFISAGVGIFLLILIFLTTRYKKVRGEGDALIVNGLHATRASLTGTFVWPVVNQYEYMDITRKKISVIRSGRKDQEGEEYEGLHCRDNIRADLKVDFYIGVNHEEEDIVRVAKLFTAHEASNIERLKEHFQPKFSEALKTAVKQFEFEELLTNRRAFRDAVVDVIGSEMDGFKIYDVVIDKVDQTSLDAHSPDNILDVEGIRKISMITAQKNTETNAIRQDERTTIKKKNVEAEANRLQLDKQEQESVARAKREIEIIKSQEEALTSEKREEYERVTQLAKLETEEEVAKKRESVQMEVEMTRIANQRQVAIQQEELNRAVETEKVRTATEVAEKEMLKETTVEESLKAVAETRSQRVEIERKIAREEEETENLRVHEQVNRQKRVTLTEAEAIAEAKQLELLVAARAEKDAAREKAERLLIENDAALKIRTRDAENELAVKTREAEAEQIVATKRAEAEYVTKEREAAAKERMAKAEKEMISATGLAEVEVERERALAIREVGEAEAYTLQTAGEAEAQAMRAKGLAEAEAQSARFEAAQQYDEHTREHDRWVMQLQQEKELEIARIDAQKAVVGENAKALAQALSQADIKLFGGEGMEQIRRTIMDAAAMDAKFDESKVLNPLVSEYIKGQRSMPQDIKDILENTDLKSSDLSNVALASLLNSQGGATELLKKIQTSLNTKSETNS; encoded by the coding sequence ATGCAAATCTCTCCAAGCGTAATATTCATTAGTGCTGGAGTCGGTATATTTTTACTGATCTTAATTTTTCTCACAACACGATATAAAAAGGTCCGTGGTGAAGGTGATGCATTGATCGTGAATGGTCTGCATGCGACCCGTGCATCGCTGACCGGTACTTTTGTCTGGCCGGTGGTGAACCAGTATGAGTACATGGATATCACCCGTAAAAAGATCTCTGTGATTCGCAGTGGTCGTAAAGATCAGGAAGGTGAAGAGTATGAAGGCCTGCACTGCCGTGACAATATTCGTGCAGACCTGAAAGTTGATTTCTATATCGGCGTGAATCACGAAGAAGAAGATATTGTTCGTGTTGCGAAGCTGTTTACTGCTCATGAAGCCTCGAATATCGAACGTCTGAAAGAACACTTCCAGCCGAAATTCTCTGAAGCCCTGAAAACTGCAGTTAAACAGTTTGAATTTGAAGAACTGCTGACAAACCGTCGTGCATTCCGTGACGCTGTTGTTGATGTAATTGGCAGTGAAATGGACGGTTTCAAAATCTATGACGTGGTTATCGATAAAGTCGACCAGACGTCTTTAGATGCTCACAGCCCGGACAATATTCTGGATGTGGAAGGTATCCGTAAGATCTCAATGATCACGGCGCAGAAGAATACGGAGACGAATGCAATCCGTCAGGATGAGCGCACAACGATCAAGAAGAAAAACGTTGAAGCTGAAGCGAACCGTCTGCAACTGGATAAACAGGAACAGGAAAGTGTTGCCCGTGCGAAGCGTGAGATCGAAATTATCAAGTCACAGGAAGAAGCACTGACTTCTGAAAAGCGTGAAGAATACGAGCGTGTGACGCAACTGGCGAAGCTGGAAACTGAAGAAGAAGTGGCTAAGAAGCGTGAAAGTGTTCAGATGGAAGTCGAAATGACACGCATCGCGAACCAGCGTCAGGTTGCTATTCAGCAGGAAGAGCTGAACCGTGCAGTTGAAACCGAGAAAGTTCGGACTGCAACGGAAGTTGCAGAGAAAGAAATGCTGAAAGAGACGACGGTTGAGGAATCTCTGAAGGCGGTTGCAGAAACCCGTTCTCAGCGTGTGGAAATTGAACGTAAGATTGCCCGCGAAGAGGAAGAAACTGAAAACCTGCGTGTTCATGAGCAAGTGAACCGTCAGAAGCGTGTGACGTTGACTGAAGCTGAAGCTATCGCTGAAGCGAAACAACTGGAGCTGCTGGTCGCTGCGCGTGCAGAGAAAGATGCTGCCCGTGAGAAAGCGGAGCGTCTGCTGATCGAAAACGATGCGGCACTGAAGATCAGAACCCGTGATGCTGAAAATGAGCTGGCTGTGAAGACCCGTGAAGCAGAAGCTGAGCAGATTGTTGCGACCAAGCGTGCTGAAGCTGAATACGTTACGAAAGAGCGTGAAGCAGCTGCGAAAGAGCGTATGGCGAAAGCTGAGAAAGAAATGATCAGCGCGACCGGTCTGGCAGAAGTCGAAGTTGAACGCGAGCGTGCACTGGCGATTCGTGAAGTGGGTGAAGCGGAAGCGTACACACTGCAGACTGCTGGTGAAGCAGAAGCGCAGGCAATGCGTGCGAAAGGTCTGGCAGAAGCTGAAGCTCAGTCTGCCCGCTTTGAAGCAGCACAGCAGTACGATGAGCATACCCGTGAACACGACAGATGGGTGATGCAGCTGCAACAAGAGAAAGAGCTGGAAATTGCACGCATTGATGCGCAGAAAGCTGTTGTGGGCGAAAATGCGAAAGCCCTGGCACAGGCACTGTCTCAGGCTGATATCAAGCTGTTTGGTGGTGAAGGCATGGAGCAAATCCGTCGTACCATCATGGATGCGGCTGCAATGGATGCCAAGTTCGATGAATCTAAAGTGCTGAATCCACTGGTTTCTGAATACATCAAAGGCCAGCGCAGCATGCCTCAGGACATCAAAGATATCCTGGAAAACACAGATCTGAAAAGCAGCGACCTGAGTAATGTCGCTCTGGCCAGCCTGCTGAATTCACAGGGCGGTGCGACTGAGTTACTGAAGAAAATTCAGACCTCTCTGAACACCAAATCAGAAACGAACTCATAA
- a CDS encoding DNA repair ATPase translates to MSETTQQAVSEGGAYEILKSRLFQQGKQLKSLSQTFNQNRQAIFGGRESQLVGKANVQTEARSIPIDMAQVNQQLLFGYQVHLGLKSAPSLQDVFGLYQLHEQDGTFRIEPLPLENSFLTDSRFLHEFTELFTYYGDARLTQISRQESMLYIAFQIGMRPEDRKVFRFQLNANSVEYLDSLGNQQLESVQQHDFEWIATTRNDHVAGTHPHVSIRDKLFVECIGGDLTIKVEDNTDDGKGIYSEVVEDPHQSVADAQIEYAFIGDLIALKIRPNREKHSRYFIYNPINQSVTRADALRHSAKSLPEDHGVLYSHGFVLANGESKQFDMPWQHLKFFQKIASPNGEDILYFFFNMLEGHYVGFTYNMIEKKFAAPLESHGFSLYPDGRMLVFQASENAEASTIHPLRIWDTPFSTPEYYTAQNASADGSSPLFNLGNAELVRALSSVLSICQLAQSEEVTQVAFEVLLKECQTTLDHYHWLNHDYALGMGEVINVLMDTANKIIDEFAKVLQMQKFASESLEEHQQVVTDLIAKIKLAPKEQANVLLGLLSDVKAQVGATMALRQQHYMDTERVDEMLEQLQHHREQLNQHLLSLLQEEKAYQPFKQQIHEIEEALVTVSKTADIQALQKQVETLRADLQLVSEEVTDIETDDPTQSTRILDLTTEVSSLLNAVSAKLRNKSQSLQSDEAQAEFSAQFKLLGQSVSSAMEQATTPDECDTQLAKLVGQLDKLESRFADFDQFLAEIYAKRDEIQSTLDNHKQQLIAAQQRRVQNLLQAANVTMGSIEKRVSRFDDVKSLNSYFATDAMVLKLHQLSQSIRDLGDSVKADSLDSRLKSLQDQSLRALRDNQDIFEDGGKVLRLGRHKFSVNQQALDLSLVEHNKRLCTHISGTDFYQPIEDEGFLKLQEIARLDVSSESDVVYRGEYLAYLMLYSAMNKEAELSLEILYQAGREKQLLPMVQRFAAPRYKEGYVKGIHDHDAALILQQLLPTFEQAGLLRFSQAARAHALLWLIAQPETVLESWGLKAKNAQMLKEHLNAADAFNDLKVLLAESVQGPAALESSDYLIRLLSGSDVQIEVSQDAYELCEDYLQFRRSLGWQGDENTLDVAFVDHQQWLGPYTLQKQYGQAFVVEAAAIAVCKTHSSRLLNSVDFSLACSVSALLGEHDNLESGKLTLVLDDFIQRCEHHRRVIVPQFEAYLSQRTHLLNQAKEQFRLSEFKPRPLTSFVRNKLISDSYLHLIGDNFAKQMGTVGDKKRTDLMGMLLLISPPGYGKTTLIEYVAHKLGLVFMKINGPSIGHQVTSLDPADAPDQNSAREIEKINLALEMGNNVLLYLDDIQHTNPELLQKFISLCDGTRRIEGTWQGKTKTYDMRGKKFAVVMAGNPYTETGEAFRIPDMLANRADIYNLGDMLSDQQSAFELSFIENSLTSNPVLAPLATRDLNDLYRFVKMAQGDGVALSDMSHSYSSTEANEIVATLQKLMQVQQTVLKVNQQYILSAATADQYRVEPSFKLQGSYRNMNKLAEKVSSVMTDEELNTLLQDHYQGEAQTLANGTEENLLKLAELRGNMTDAQMARWDEIKQTYQRKQMMGDDSDRAGQVVQQLAMLNQHIARFAQPVRLEDLE, encoded by the coding sequence ATGTCCGAAACAACTCAACAAGCGGTGAGCGAGGGTGGGGCGTACGAAATACTGAAATCCCGTTTATTTCAGCAAGGCAAACAGCTCAAATCCCTTTCGCAGACCTTTAATCAAAATCGTCAGGCTATTTTTGGCGGCCGTGAAAGCCAGCTGGTCGGCAAGGCGAATGTTCAGACCGAAGCCCGCTCGATTCCGATCGATATGGCACAGGTCAATCAGCAACTGCTCTTCGGTTATCAGGTTCACCTTGGCCTGAAATCAGCCCCGTCCCTGCAAGATGTCTTTGGCTTATATCAGCTGCATGAACAGGACGGTACCTTCCGTATCGAACCTCTGCCGCTCGAAAACAGCTTCCTGACCGATTCACGTTTTCTCCACGAATTCACTGAACTCTTCACTTACTACGGTGATGCGCGTCTGACGCAGATCTCTCGCCAGGAAAGCATGCTGTATATTGCGTTCCAGATTGGTATGCGGCCGGAAGACCGGAAGGTGTTTCGTTTCCAGCTGAACGCAAATTCGGTTGAATACCTGGATTCGCTGGGGAATCAGCAACTGGAAAGCGTTCAGCAGCATGATTTCGAATGGATTGCGACCACACGAAATGATCACGTTGCCGGCACGCATCCGCATGTGTCGATTCGCGATAAGCTCTTTGTGGAGTGTATCGGCGGCGATCTGACCATTAAAGTGGAAGACAACACGGATGACGGCAAGGGGATTTACAGTGAAGTGGTGGAGGATCCGCACCAGAGTGTGGCCGATGCCCAGATCGAATACGCCTTTATCGGTGATCTGATTGCACTGAAGATTCGCCCGAACCGTGAAAAGCATTCCCGTTATTTCATTTATAACCCGATCAACCAGTCGGTCACGCGCGCGGATGCATTGCGTCACAGTGCGAAATCGCTGCCGGAAGATCATGGTGTGCTGTACTCCCATGGTTTTGTTCTGGCGAACGGCGAGAGCAAGCAGTTTGACATGCCGTGGCAGCATCTGAAGTTCTTCCAGAAAATTGCTTCACCCAATGGTGAAGACATCCTTTATTTCTTCTTCAATATGCTTGAAGGCCACTATGTTGGCTTTACCTACAACATGATTGAGAAGAAGTTTGCTGCGCCATTGGAAAGCCATGGTTTCAGTTTGTATCCGGATGGCCGGATGCTGGTATTCCAGGCGTCAGAAAATGCGGAAGCGTCGACGATTCACCCGCTGCGCATCTGGGATACGCCATTCTCGACACCGGAATATTATACTGCGCAGAATGCTTCTGCTGATGGTTCCAGTCCACTGTTTAATCTGGGTAACGCTGAGCTGGTCCGCGCATTGTCATCTGTGCTGTCTATTTGCCAGCTGGCGCAATCCGAAGAAGTGACTCAGGTGGCATTTGAAGTGCTGCTGAAAGAGTGTCAGACCACACTGGATCATTATCACTGGCTGAACCATGACTATGCGCTCGGCATGGGTGAGGTGATCAATGTTCTGATGGATACGGCAAACAAAATCATTGATGAGTTTGCCAAAGTACTGCAGATGCAAAAATTTGCATCAGAAAGCCTTGAAGAACATCAGCAAGTGGTGACGGATTTGATTGCGAAAATCAAACTGGCACCCAAAGAACAGGCGAATGTCCTGTTAGGTCTGTTGTCTGATGTGAAAGCTCAGGTCGGTGCGACCATGGCGCTGCGTCAGCAGCATTACATGGACACTGAACGTGTCGATGAAATGCTGGAGCAATTGCAGCATCATCGTGAGCAGCTCAATCAGCATTTGTTGTCGCTGTTGCAGGAAGAAAAAGCGTACCAGCCGTTCAAGCAGCAGATTCATGAAATCGAAGAAGCGCTGGTGACAGTCAGTAAAACGGCTGACATTCAGGCGTTGCAAAAGCAGGTTGAAACGCTCCGCGCTGATTTACAGCTGGTTTCGGAAGAAGTCACGGACATTGAAACCGATGATCCGACGCAGTCAACCCGGATTCTGGATCTGACAACGGAAGTTTCTTCACTGCTGAATGCGGTGTCCGCCAAACTGCGGAACAAATCGCAAAGTCTGCAAAGTGATGAAGCTCAGGCTGAATTCAGTGCACAGTTCAAGCTGTTGGGTCAATCGGTCAGCAGTGCGATGGAGCAGGCGACGACGCCGGATGAATGCGATACTCAGCTGGCAAAACTGGTGGGGCAGCTGGATAAGCTTGAATCACGTTTTGCCGATTTCGATCAGTTCCTGGCTGAAATTTACGCCAAACGTGATGAAATTCAGTCCACGCTGGACAACCACAAGCAGCAACTGATCGCCGCGCAGCAGCGTCGGGTCCAGAATCTGCTGCAGGCTGCCAATGTCACTATGGGCAGTATTGAAAAACGGGTGTCCCGTTTTGACGATGTGAAATCGCTGAACAGTTATTTCGCAACCGATGCCATGGTGCTGAAGCTGCACCAGTTGTCGCAGTCCATTCGCGATTTGGGTGACAGCGTCAAAGCCGACAGTCTGGATTCCCGTCTGAAGTCGTTGCAGGATCAGTCGCTGCGCGCCCTGCGGGATAATCAGGATATCTTTGAAGATGGCGGGAAAGTCCTTCGTCTGGGTCGTCATAAATTCAGTGTGAATCAGCAGGCACTGGATTTAAGTCTGGTCGAACATAACAAGCGGCTTTGTACACATATTTCCGGGACGGATTTCTATCAGCCGATTGAGGATGAAGGATTTCTGAAGCTGCAAGAAATCGCACGCCTGGATGTGTCTTCTGAAAGTGACGTCGTCTATCGTGGTGAGTATCTGGCTTACCTGATGCTATACAGCGCGATGAACAAAGAGGCTGAGCTGTCTCTGGAGATCCTGTATCAGGCGGGCAGAGAAAAGCAGTTGCTGCCAATGGTTCAGCGATTTGCAGCCCCTCGGTACAAAGAAGGTTATGTCAAAGGGATTCATGACCACGATGCAGCCTTGATTCTGCAGCAGCTTTTGCCGACGTTTGAGCAGGCTGGTTTGTTGCGTTTCAGTCAGGCAGCCCGTGCGCATGCTTTACTGTGGCTGATCGCTCAGCCGGAGACAGTACTCGAAAGCTGGGGGCTGAAGGCCAAAAATGCTCAGATGCTGAAAGAGCACCTGAATGCCGCCGACGCATTCAATGATCTGAAAGTTCTGCTGGCAGAATCTGTTCAGGGACCCGCTGCGCTCGAAAGCAGTGATTACCTGATTCGACTGCTGTCCGGTTCGGATGTGCAGATTGAAGTCAGCCAGGATGCTTATGAACTGTGTGAAGATTATCTGCAGTTCCGCCGTAGTCTGGGCTGGCAAGGTGATGAAAATACGCTGGACGTTGCTTTTGTGGATCATCAGCAGTGGCTGGGTCCATATACGCTACAGAAGCAGTATGGTCAGGCCTTTGTGGTGGAAGCAGCAGCGATCGCGGTCTGTAAAACCCACTCAAGCCGTCTGCTGAACAGTGTGGATTTCTCACTGGCTTGCTCAGTTAGCGCTCTGCTGGGCGAACATGACAACCTGGAAAGCGGTAAGCTGACACTGGTTCTGGACGATTTCATTCAGCGTTGTGAGCACCACCGTCGTGTGATTGTGCCGCAGTTTGAGGCCTATCTCAGCCAGCGGACGCATTTGCTCAATCAGGCGAAAGAACAGTTCAGACTGAGCGAATTCAAACCGCGCCCGCTGACATCTTTTGTCCGGAACAAACTCATCAGCGACAGCTATCTGCATCTGATTGGTGATAACTTTGCCAAGCAAATGGGCACCGTGGGTGATAAGAAGCGGACTGACCTGATGGGGATGCTGCTGCTGATTTCACCACCGGGTTACGGTAAGACGACGCTGATTGAATACGTGGCCCATAAACTGGGTCTGGTCTTCATGAAGATCAATGGCCCGTCGATCGGCCATCAGGTGACGTCGCTGGATCCGGCGGACGCTCCGGATCAGAACTCGGCCCGTGAGATTGAGAAAATTAACCTGGCGCTGGAAATGGGGAATAACGTGCTGCTGTATCTTGATGATATCCAGCATACCAACCCGGAGCTGCTCCAGAAATTTATCTCACTTTGTGACGGTACCCGACGGATTGAAGGGACCTGGCAGGGTAAGACGAAAACCTACGACATGCGCGGTAAGAAGTTCGCGGTTGTGATGGCAGGGAACCCGTATACCGAAACCGGTGAAGCATTCCGGATTCCGGATATGCTGGCAAACCGTGCAGATATCTACAACCTGGGTGATATGCTGTCGGATCAGCAGTCTGCCTTCGAACTCAGCTTCATTGAGAACTCACTTACATCTAACCCGGTCCTGGCACCTCTCGCGACCCGCGATCTGAATGATCTGTATCGTTTCGTGAAGATGGCACAGGGTGACGGTGTTGCGCTCAGTGATATGTCGCACTCGTATTCTTCCACGGAAGCCAACGAAATTGTCGCAACCCTGCAGAAACTGATGCAGGTTCAGCAGACGGTACTGAAAGTGAATCAGCAGTACATTCTTTCAGCGGCGACTGCGGATCAGTACCGTGTCGAACCTTCGTTTAAACTGCAGGGTTCTTACCGGAACATGAATAAACTGGCTGAGAAAGTTTCTTCTGTGATGACGGATGAAGAGCTCAATACCCTGCTGCAGGATCACTACCAGGGTGAAGCACAGACGCTGGCAAACGGGACTGAAGAAAACCTGCTGAAACTGGCTGAGTTGCGCGGCAATATGACCGATGCACAAATGGCTCGCTGGGATGAAATCAAGCAGACCTATCAGCGGAAACAAATGATGGGTGATGACAGTGACCGCGCCGGTCAGGTTGTTCAGCAACTGGCGATGCTGAATCAGCATATCGCGCGTTTTGCTCAGCCGGTCAGGCTGGAGGATCTGGAATGA
- a CDS encoding DUF1449 domain-containing protein yields the protein MLSFPTNVFFVPFAIFLMIMLVDLVFNIVESVAPDVDFFDAENIPGAGLLLPPILSKVPLMVALCVSFFIGTILSFYLNQGLAAVSEASWMIVIEVVSIPVTAYLALWISAWLLKPLAPLFDRKKSFAKVDFIGLKARVHSSAVNQTRGEVVVHHQGNEFLLDARAIEPETSMEYGDEVIIVSQDKTTNHYIVAKNS from the coding sequence TTGTTATCTTTCCCTACCAATGTTTTTTTTGTTCCTTTCGCCATCTTTCTGATGATTATGCTGGTGGATCTGGTGTTCAACATTGTTGAAAGTGTGGCACCGGACGTTGATTTTTTTGACGCTGAAAACATACCGGGAGCCGGTTTGTTATTACCGCCGATATTGTCGAAAGTTCCGCTGATGGTGGCGCTTTGTGTCAGCTTCTTTATTGGGACGATCCTGTCTTTTTACCTGAACCAGGGGCTTGCTGCTGTTTCTGAAGCAAGCTGGATGATTGTCATTGAGGTGGTTTCTATCCCGGTGACAGCCTATCTGGCGTTATGGATTTCAGCCTGGTTGCTGAAACCGCTGGCACCTTTGTTTGACAGAAAGAAAAGTTTTGCCAAGGTCGATTTTATTGGCCTGAAAGCCAGAGTTCACAGCAGTGCTGTCAACCAGACTCGGGGTGAAGTGGTGGTTCACCATCAAGGTAATGAATTCTTACTTGATGCCCGTGCAATTGAGCCGGAGACATCAATGGAATACGGCGATGAAGTGATTATCGTCTCACAAGATAAAACAACAAATCATTATATAGTGGCAAAAAATAGCTAA